The Lolium perenne isolate Kyuss_39 chromosome 6, Kyuss_2.0, whole genome shotgun sequence genome segment gcgtaccaatcccgccgccgcctcatggccacgccctcgacgtcgccatcgaggaggcgcggatgaccttgacggatgaggagcgcgccgagccacgccaccaccccgacaactacacggcatggaactcgtacttcctgcggcggtgggagcgggagctcgcctcctacgacggcccgccgcctccgcctccgcgcaacaacgccgcgggccgccgacgttggtggagcgcgccgggccggacactcgaggccgtcctcgatgacatcgagggcggaaacttcccggtgctcacgatgccccctccatcgagggcatcggcgagccgccgctggaaacgtctggcagccacggcgcatggctgccagctcgtcgtcttccggatcggcgccgaggtcatccttggcaccggtgaagagggaggaggcgacgtcgccttcgacgccggtgcgcgtcaagaaggagccggcgtctccgccgccgaccagagggcgcagcagcggcgccctcgtcatccgcgaccaaccctcccggctgggcggaagaggaaggcggcgaaaaggaggacgccgcggccgccgccgcaaacaggctcgccgaggaggaggcgaagcgcgcggaggacgccgccgtggcggaggcgatcgccaggtcgctcaacgacctggtgcccgccgacaacgccctccccgaggacgccgccctggcgtggtcCAGGCGCGAGTGGGAGCGCGagaggcggagcggcggcggcggccgatgGACCCGGCAGCCGCACGCCGACTCGCCGCgcgcgccgctccaaccgccgccgccgccgacgccgcgcgCTACCGCCGTCCTGCGACGCCTCCATCCGGCATCGTTgcccccgtcgtcgacctcgagtcctcggacgacgaatggtacaagccatccccggggtggggagacgccggccggGCGACAAAGGCCGGGCGCGCCGCCGAAGGTGCcgaaggtcgaggacgacggctccgacgacggcggcgacgactacacggtgttctaccgccgtttgggcatgtagagcgccgtgttttaaaattagcatttgaattcccctagccgaattcgaaatatagtcgaattcggcctctatgtattaactccgcccgttttagtctaaatatcattaaatttagtctatatttgCCCGAAATTAgccgaagtttatcaagttttcgtttttcaaactcgcatcgtcgtcttcgcctgggcacgcggctgggaaactactcctccccacgccaaatgtttctccaatccggacgaaaatttcgccggatttgggcgtggagagcgccaacgagtggggatgctctaactccCTGGCCGGCAACGCTTAATAAAATACAATCGGTTCCAAAACACGGGAGTACAGAGTTTCATACGAACTCTAGCCAGGTCTTGTCtgtactagatttagatgtgcgccttggcgcacgatcccgtggagATCATGCCAATGTTCATTTCGTATAACAACGATAAAAAAATAGCGGCCAATATGACAACACATTTCTTAGATTTCACTGGAAGCAATTAAGATAGAAATCATGAATCTCATACTCTTAGTTATTGAAAACAATAAAAAAGTTCTTATGATGTAAGTTGGAACATTTTTTGATCTCCTGATACTCAATTATTTGTTTCGTTGTTGGTCTCGCTGCTTCTGGTGTTGGTTGCTGATAGAAGAAGAGAAATTGAGGAGTCGGAGATGGAAGGGGCTGACAGGAAGGTTGCGCATTGGCGCACGATCATGGAACTCGTGCCGATAAACAATATGTATAACGACAATAAAATTAAGTGAAAATTTGATAATGTGGTCCTAATGTTTCACAAAATGAAGTCAATAGGATGAAGTTAGGATAAAGCACATGAAATTACAGACATAGTAGGAAACACATATTATAGTAGCAAACACTCGATCGCTATGcaaagagcaataaaagtaagcaAGGAACAACAAAAGCATCTTCTACATATGCATAATCCAGATGTGGTACGTGCTCGAGGGTGTCGCTAGCAACCCGAGCAATGTGTTTCTCGTTCTAGTAGGGTATTTAGTTGTACAATGTAAACGTAAGCTCTAACAGACGTATGCGGAAGCAATATTGCAATAAGCTGTCTCAGCCGTACCTATATTCGGCATTTTCAATTGCTATGTTGTCCGATGGGCCTCATGTTGGACGGGCTAGCCCACGAATGTTTTCCCATGCGTGTGATATGCATTCCGAGCGCTTAATCGTTTTTCTCTCCAAGCTTTCCTTTGTTTTTTAACTAAGAGTGACCAAGACGCAACATAGAACTGAGAGAAAGAGTCAATGCAAAGCAAGCTATAGATGAAAGGTATTCCATCGATGTCTGTAACTTCACATCGAAGTAAAATCAGAGATTTCAACGTAGCAGATGATGAAGGTCCGGACGCTAGCTAACCGACACACAATTATATGAAAAGTCAGCCTTGGAATCAACCATTCAAGTCAAAAATGCGAGCTGACCTTCTGCTAAAAGGTATGTTCCTCTTCAATGAGTAAGAAAAGGCATATTTTATCTACATGCCCCAGTTAATTATATCAGTTAACTCAAAATTCTTATTTCTGAGTAAAAGAAAATAACTATGATGTTTCCAATTTGATGGAGAACGTTTTTATCTCTGACACAATTTTCTAGCACACATTTCCTCCTATGTCTCCCTGTAGAATTTACCCTAGCCGTATTGGCAAGAAAGTCGTGCCAAAATACACCCCCCTGCAGCCTTCCTCTAGTATGCAATTTCTAAATATATACATGAATCATCCCATGATAGGTTTACATGGGATTACCAGTTTCTCAATCCAAATTTATTTATGCATCAGAAAACTTTGACTGTTGAAGAATGACAGACACGGGCAAAATCTCCTGATTGACAATGGTACAATCAATCTATCCTTTTGCGGGTCTTCAAGCCAGGACAACTATTCTTCCAGACGCGATTGTCTTCATAAAGTCAGGCCTGCATCATCAAGGAGCAACCAGAAGGGCCATTCCAATTTTCTAAGCAAATAGATAAAATCTTTGAATAGATTATAGTTTAAAATTTATTGAGAACAGTCATGCATTAATTTTATTTTCAGAAGATCCTGGGGAGAAAAGATACCTGGAATTTGTGGTCTGAGTAATTCAAACTTTCAAACTTCAAATTCACAAAAGCAGGCAGTGCAATCCATTGAGATTTTCTGTATGCTCTCATATAACTAAGTCAAACAGTTAATTTCTTCTGAAGCAGGAAATCAATCCATTGAGATTTTCTGTATGCGCTCATATAACTAAATCAAAACCACCAAAAGAAAGCAGAAATTTAGCACATAGAGGTCATGGCTTATTACTAAGTGAGCCGGTCACAGCCATCAGATGTAACATAAAGGTGCGCAAGACTTAGGGTGCCATTCAGGACATTGATTGCAACAATACAGAGTGACAAACTGACAACACAGAGCCTAACATGATATAGCAGTAGTTGAGTCTAATTCGCAAAAGCATCTCTGCACTTCATTGACTGTTGTAGGAGGTAGAAAACTAAATATCTACAGTCAAACGTCTGCAAATATAATTGAATCAAATTCTCTCGGCTCAACCTTGTACCTGCAATGCAGATTAGACGATTAGGCAGTATAGTGTCCAAAGTAGAAGAATCAGTTTTCTAAAAAGTTTATACGTAAGCAGAATTAGTCTATACTCACTGTAGTGCAGAATAAGAAATCTGAATACAGAAAAAAATCATTTACTGTACAATATACTTACAAAGGTGCAAAGCACAAATAAGACTAAAGAAAACTACCTACATATTATATGATCCAGAGAAACACTGACATATACATCACTTAGATGTGGCTAACTTGACATAACAGCAGTAGCATATATATTGCATCAAAGAACAAAAAGAACATCAAGCAGCACATTTCAGTTTCTTCACAGCCTGATTACAAAATCGCATTTCTAGGACCTtgcttaacatttaataaaagaaaAGTTGGCCAATTTAATTTAATGATCATGAATAATAAACAAGTAGCTATAAATACAGAGGTTATGAATAATTTAGACCTCACCTCAGCTTTCTGACACTTGAACTGCACCCTAGATACATATCATTAGTCATAAGGCAAGAAATCATCACTTCTTAGTCCTTGTAGATAATCGCAAGGGTAAAGTAGAAATAAAGAGGGGACCTATGAGTAGATAATCCCAATGGTAAAGTAGAAATAAAAAGGGGACGTGTGAGCATACCTATGAACAAGAAAATAACCATATAGAAATCTTAGACATAAAAAATACACCACTGGGGGTTGGCATCAAGGAGGACAAAGGACATAGGGTCCACCATTTCTATTGATTCAAAACACCTTAATGAAGGATAGCGAATACGTAAACTGCAAAAGCGAGAATATCCGGGTTCAGTTAAAGCTAAACAAACGATTGTACAACCCTGCTTATCTACCTAAATGCTAAGTAGTTGTACCTCTGAGAAAAATGATGATGCAAGGCAGAGACCGTATCTTTTTCATACGAAGGACATGAAGCATAATAAGGATGCAGAAACCATTATCACCCTCTTAAAGGAACTATTTTTTCAGATCCAACCTGCAATACAAATTCAGCCTGTACAATTCCTAGGATTCTTTATCCTTAACTAATCATGTTCCTATTCCTATAAAAACATAGACCTGTTAATcctaacaaacaaacaaaaaagtgAAAATCCTATATCTAAAGGTTGTTACTTGAGGCCCTAGCTAGGCTGGATAATTTTAAATTGAGATAAATCTAGAGTTCTATTATTAACAGAACAATAGTAAAAATAAAGCACATACCATGAGTTCTTTGCCATCAAGGACGGATGCTCTTTCTCCGTGTACACAATATTGCATTGTTGTACTTCCCACTGgtcaaagcaaaacaaaataaattaaaataATACATGAAGGAAAATAATAGAGCTGAAAAGTCACCACCATGGCAATAGTTAGGAAATAATTCTCTTTGTACAGTTATATGTTAATTCTCTCAATACAGTTATATGTCTAGCCCAACGGCATCCTTTGAAAGGTCTTTATTTTTCTCCTTTGCAAGTAGCCAAGTAGACTTTCTATTGGCCTGATTGTGAAACCAGTCCAAATGAATTGTATGGATTGCTTCTAGCCTAGATCCAGCGTTGTAAAATAGGACTTGCAGAGATGTCCTTACAACTGAGGCTGCTAGCCCCATTTACAGTATAGAGTAATAGCTGCTCTGTTTCACCGGCTGAACAAACGATTGGAAAGGTTAATAATTATTCTCGTTATATATTTAAAATTATGCCAAAGTTCACAGGAAATGAGGCGGTTAGCCCAATTTACAGTATAGAGTAATAGCTGCTCTGCTTCACCGGCTGAACAAACGATCGAGAAGGATAATAATTATGCTCATTATATATTTAAAATTATGCCAAAGTTCACAGGCAAAGTATAAGCATTTTCCATAATGCAAAATTTACAGGATTACACTTTCCAGGATGGACAATAATTGGTGATCCTCTCAGATTATTGTCTGACTTCCTCTAAGACAAACTAAGACATTCATCACAACTATCAATAGAGGAATCCTTCAATTCTAGGCTTTCCCATTGTCCATTTTATTTTATGAACAATGCATATGTAAGAACAGCATGGAGGTGTAGATAAACCAACGTGGAAAGAACATCAGTATAACTATTTTTTGAAGGAAAATATCAGTTAACCAAAGAACACCAAAGACTTAAAGAAGCAACTGTTTTTAGAGGAAAGAAGTAACAAATGTATGCCATGGAAATGGTAAAGAAACTACTAACAAAACTGTCATATATGGCTGGCCAGTAGGATTGAAGCATTCAAGTTCAGGAAATTCACATGCCTGCCTAATAATCAGCGCAATTTGCCCAGGCTCAGATCCTTCCATATATCCAGGATCCAGCCCCAGTTCCCATAAACTTAACCTAGGGTACCaatctctattcagtgtaaaaaaaCTAAAATACACACCATTCACTTCCCTTTATACGTCCTAGACAATGCATAATGCTCTCCATACTCTAAGTTACGTTTATCTTGTTTTAAGCACATAATTTATGGGTTACCACCTTGTTAGCTTTGTTGTTTGCATTAAATAACAGTGTCTCTCAAAATAACCTTGTTTTATAAGATTAGTATTCGATAACCTTACATGATATATAGAGATTTATCATCTTCAATACAAGAAGTACATTCAGCCATAACACCTGGGCGAACCAGTGAGTTTACGTAAAAGAATTAGCAGATAAAATATTAACAGATGTCAAAACTGCATTAAGTGAGATGTTATAACATGTGAATGAACGAAAAAAGACAGGTACAGAATAAACATGCTTAGGTGTGCCATCCTTAGTCAACTCAAATAGGCTGACATGCCTTACTATCCAATGAGAGGCTATCTTGATACACGTAACTGTTCAATAAAAGATAATAAAAGCTAAAAACAAAGCTGCAAAAAATAACAGGTAACCATTGCTTACCTGCATCTTTAGTGGAGGAGTGGGCGTTGAGCCATGCCACAAACGCAGAGCCGCAGATGAAGGCGCAATCCATGGCTGTGCTCGAGCAGTAAGCTCATGATGCTGCATCCATACACAAGTTTAGAGTCGTGTTATTACCTCATCAAGACTCTGAAGCGTATTACACTCCCACGAGCAACGAAGCATCCTAAATGACACATCCACGTCTTCTAGAGGGTTCCCAGTAAATCATGGATGTGTCGTTCAATTTACCAGGAACCCTCTAGAAGCTCCAGGTCAAGGCCAATGTGTTTTACATCTCTTGTAGCTATAATATGAGCATCTGAAATTTAAAATCAAGCAACACGTTAACATAAATATCCAGATGTTTCAGCCATGGGCCTTGACTGACATGGTATATAAGCAAAACATAAGTGGGCCAAGACAATGAACACATTCAGATGTAAAAATTCTAATCTTCAGAATAGACAAATTGGAATATAACATTTAAGATAGCATGTACAATCTCCAGAAAATAGCCGTTTATTCATATATCTGAGTTGAGATAAAAGGTCCTACTCAAACACCAACACATATTAGATTTGGTTGCGATCTCACAAAAAGCAATTTAGATGAAGTGGATACAGGGATAATAAATACTGAGGAAGCACATGTGAGAGACATTTATAAACTAACCTTAACTGTCTGAATTTTCTGTAGTGGAAAATATTCAGTGTCCAAAATATTTGAGCCAGTCCAGTCCTGCAATTTTCCAATTGTGTGCTTGGAGTCACCGCCAAGAGCTTTTGTGTACTTGGAGTCACCGCAAAGAGCAAACCATCAAACCCAATCATGTAGGTATAAACAAAAGAATCTGACATGCACAAATTAATTTATGTACGGAACTGTTGTCTCTGGCATCACTAGGAGAGGCAAGAAGAAACCTGAATCTTTATTAAATGCAAGGACCTCTTCACCTCTGCTCAATACAAATATCAAAAGCATCACTGTCATCAGGTAGAAGAAAGCGccagtgtcattaggtacaaaaaATGTGTGCCTTACTCTCCCTTGCTCTGCATCCTCTTCTACATCTTTCTTAATCGTTTCTTGTACCTAGAACACTGCACTAAATCCAGATTAGTGAGACAAAATAAAATAGACCAAACCTACAGAGAAGGCACAACCAGCGGCAAACATTCACCTAAATAAAATTAGAGAACAATAATTGATTTAAGTTGTATTTTTTAAACCATATCTACTTGGAATCTATTCGAAAGACAAGAACGCACGCCAACAAACTATGACAGGTCAAGAAAACCAAGAATCATGAAATAATTTTCATCTTCCCTGTTTAACAGGCCTAGGGAGTAAATCCAAAAGAAAACTTCTTCTGTTTGAAAAATACATGATCCCCGAACCAATTACTAAGAAACCCTTACATATATGATAGGAGCAGACACTACATAATTAGGAGAGATTTGTGGTTACTCTGCTTTACCTCCATTAAGGTATTTTTTGTATTGTTGTCATATGCATTATATGATCTTAATCTCTCTCACACTCGCTAAAATCTTGTATGTCGACAGAAGTAAGAACAAATGATGTATGTCGACAGAATATCAAGTGAGCCTACCTGTGGGGAAATAACGGAATGCAAACGGATAGAATTTCTGGAAATTAGAAGGCCTTGTAACCTGGATTGTGAAGATCACATTATTAGCAAGCAGTTACAGTACAACTGAATATCATCATTTAGTTGTAGCTTGTTGTTCCATTCAATCACAAGACTTTGGCAATTGAATTCTGTTCAAGTGAGGGTTCACCACAGGTTATTTCACCCTTGACAAATACGATCATTTCAAATATAATTAACTTACATACTCAATTCTTCTTCCCCTTCCAATCTCCCTCACTATCAGCAGCCAATCACCCGAACAAGAACTGGATGCACAAGCTAAAAAGGTAAGAGAAATTTGCCTCAAAATCTAGGAAAAAATGTCCCAAAAAATTATTCGGGAAAGGAAATACCTCACAAGGTGCAGTGGCCATGCTTCTCTTGTTGGATTAGATCTGAGTTCTTTCTTGCATCCTCTTCCATCTCCCTGACCCTTTGTTTTTTCCTTTTCCATCTCCCTCACTAGCAACAACAAAGAACCCAGACAACTAAATTCACAAGGAGAAAAAGCAAGAGAGGCAGAGAAAGGGAGAGGCAGAGAAACCTGGCTCACCTCGTCTCACTCTGGTAGGGGTTTGGCGGCTGCTCGTTTTCCTCCCGTTGAGCAAGGAGATGAGGAAGAAGCAGAGTGGGGTGAGCAGCGTGATGTGCTCTCCCGTCGGCCAACAACCAGTCCTATTGGCGAGGGCACGGCGCATGGTCGTGGGCTGCGCTGCTCTTGAGGCCTGCTCCTGGTCTCCGCCCCACCGCTGCACCTCCATCCGCAACCAGCTCTGGTTGCCAAGGGACGAGCACTGCCTGCCTTCTCCGTCCCTCCGCCTCCCGCATACCAACGAACAAGGACGGGGACGCTGTGCCATGGAGTGGTAGGAGAGAGCACGGAGCTGCCGACGCAAAGAGGGAGGAGAGCATGAGCGATTGGTGGAGCGGAAGGAGGGGGATTGGGGAGGACGAAGCGTGCGAGGTGATTGGGGTCTGGCGCCGCCATTGGCCAGGACCAAGCTCGCGTGGGGATTGGGGGAAATGGGCTAGGGTTTCTGTCCCTGGGATGTCCCTTTTTATACCCCCACGGTAAAAAAACGAACGGCCAAGATGCACATCAGACAAGATCCGACGGCCCACAAGCGTTAATCGCTgtgaggccccctatggggggcatctatTATATCTCTTAATAGATGTGCCCGGC includes the following:
- the LOC127326505 gene encoding uncharacterized protein isoform X4, which produces MAQRPRPCSLVCGRRRDGEGRQCSSLGNQSWLRMEVQRWGGDQEQASRAAQPTTMRRALANRTGCWPTGEHITLLTPLCFFLISLLNGRKTSSRQTPTRVRRVREMEKEKTKGQGDGRGCKKELRSNPTREAWPLHLVSSCSGDWLLIVREIGRGRRIEYVTRPSNFQKFYPFAFRYFPTVF
- the LOC127326505 gene encoding uncharacterized protein isoform X3 codes for the protein MAQRPRPCSLVCGRRRDGEGRQCSSLGNQSWLRMEVQRWGGDQEQASRAAQPTTMRRALANRTGCWPTGEHITLLTPLCFFLISLLNGRKTSSRQTPTRVRRVREMEKEKTKGQGDGRGCKKELRSNPTREAWPLHLVSSCSGDWLLIVREIGRGRRIELQGLLISRNSIRLHSVISPQCSVLGTRND
- the LOC127326505 gene encoding uncharacterized protein isoform X1 yields the protein MAQRPRPCSLVCGRRRDGEGRQCSSLGNQSWLRMEVQRWGGDQEQASRAAQPTTMRRALANRTGCWPTGEHITLLTPLCFFLISLLNGRKTSSRQTPTRVRRVREMEKEKTKGQGDGRGCKKELRSNPTREAWPLHLVSSCSGDWLLIVREIGRGRRIEYVTRPSNFQKFYPFAFRYFPTVQCSRYKKRLRKM
- the LOC127326505 gene encoding uncharacterized protein isoform X2, whose translation is MAQRPRPCSLVCGRRRDGEGRQCSSLGNQSWLRMEVQRWGGDQEQASRAAQPTTMRRALANRTGCWPTGEHITLLTPLCFFLISLLNGRKTSSRQTPTRVRRVREMEKEKTKGQGDGRGCKKELRSNPTREAWPLHLVSSCSGDWLLIVREIGRGRRIELQGLLISRNSIRLHSVISPQCSRYKKRLRKM